One genomic region from Anopheles bellator chromosome 2, idAnoBellAS_SP24_06.2, whole genome shotgun sequence encodes:
- the LOC131207881 gene encoding neuronal acetylcholine receptor subunit beta-3-like: protein MRGHRPVAVALTWLLGFVLLCHVPPAASIDCGKDSVNEENRLKKSLLCNGYRTEARPRKDPAQTVNLTVSYYVYGYEFDDENDLLTVNVWFSLQWIDEFLVWNATQWNKIERLAINSDEMWLPDFRHFSSFYNPEELPDCTNPSCSVAQNGSVYCIPMCSMNARCDADYSRWPFDVHQCNLWYGTWVNSMNEVDMHMKDICLSSENDFASKRWAIASLSKGRSVLKSSDMYMYTILNVDLTLRRRNGFEVVAILAPILVLALLNLYIVWQRSSAFERKVLLVVSIACHFSFLQQLDWALPFNRDTAPGCLVFLHSSTIIAAVLGLVTLLNCWIRTRPVRDSATPGESCFGRVTGSFSQNRVAELILAADYLELNYKVTSDDESESYWLKLATLVDRVVAIVCVIVYVVLLCLYMPFGHQLVSSSGVKCVFSFS from the exons ATGCGTGGCCATCGtcctgtggccgtggccctgACCTGGCTGCTAGGATTCGTTCTCCTGTGTCACGTACCACCGGCAG CGTCCATCGACTGCGGCAAGGACTCGGTGAACGAGGAGAACCGGCTGAAGAAGTCGCTCCTCTGCAATGGCTACCGCACCGAGGCACGCCCGAGAAAGGATCCGGCCCAGACGGTCAACCTGACCGTGTCGTACTACGTTTACGGCTACGAGTTT GACGACGAAAACGATCTACTGACCGTGAATGTGTGGTTTAGTTTG CAATGGATCGACGAGTTCCTCGTCTGGAACGCGACGCAGTGGAACAAGATCGAGCGGCTCGCGATCAATTCGGACGAGATGTGGTTGCCCGACTTTCGCCACTTTTCCTC GTTCTACAACCCGGAGGAACTGCCGGACTGTACGAACCCATCCTGCTCGGTGGCCCAGAACGGATCGGTGTACTGCATTCCTATGTGCAGCATGAATGCCCGGTGCGATGCGGATTACTCGCGGTGGCCTTTTGACGTGCACCAGTGCAACCTCTGGTACGGAACGTGGGTCAACTCGATGAACGAGGTGGATATGCACATGAAGGACATTTGCCTGTCATCGGAGAACGATTTCGCCAGCAAACGGTGGGCGATCGCATCGCTCAGCAAGGGCCGCTCGGTGCTCAAATCGAGCGATATGTACATGTACACGATCCTCAACGTGGATCTGACGCTCCGGCGGCGCAACGGCTTCGAAGTGGTGGCCATCCTGGCGCCCATCCTGG TGCTCGCCCTACTGAACCTGTACATCGTCTGGCAGCGATCGAGTGCCTTCGAACggaaggtgctgctggtggtgtccATCGCTTGCCACTTTAGCTTCCTGCAGCAACTGGACTGGGCCCTCCCGTTCAACCGTGACACGGCCCCCGGATGTC TGGTCTTTCTTCACAGCTCCACCATCATCGCGGCCGTCCTGGGACTCGTCACGCTGCTGAATTGCTGGATCCGGACCCGTCCGGTACGGGATTCGGCGACACCCGGAGAGTCCTGTTTCGGGCGCGTGACTGGATCGTTCTCGCAGAACCGTGTCGCCGAGCTAATCCTGGCGGCCGACTATCTGGAGCTCAACTACAAG GTTACGAGTGACGACGAGAGCGAAAGTTACTGGTTGAAGCTGGCTACGCTGGTGGATCGTGTGGTGGCCATCGTGTGCGTGATCGTTTATGTGGTCCTGCTGTGCCTCTACATGCCGTTCGGACACCAGCTCGTTAGCAGTTCCGGTGTGAAATGtgtcttttccttttcgtaa